One Monomorium pharaonis isolate MP-MQ-018 chromosome 4, ASM1337386v2, whole genome shotgun sequence DNA segment encodes these proteins:
- the LOC118645077 gene encoding odorant receptor 13a-like isoform X2 — translation MGSKRTISRTVEFFLTAFGVWPGAPIFYRMFSVFLLGTTVLLHCWYIMMHFNLDNLFNLMDCLSSFLAFLKVTCNIIIFTLKYQKFNEILTTIMEDWDDCGNSDVALREVTNKAKLSSRISNGLILLHTFGGLAYVISILLIVIEVDVTDQSMDEIPFMMKMEYPFVINTQRKYRLVLVTQFIGVMLCTWGAGLFNGLFLTLTLHVGSQINILLYSLTAIGSKDIRKKDSFLTVMTKIIEKHKKIIILSENIENVFAPISLMKFLSNTTMICSLGFLIVTALDGPGAAEKILRSLTFFCVTNVEAFILCFAGEYMSNKSKEIGNAAYNSSWYDMNVKNSRLLLFIILRSQKQLQFTAGKMVVLSLECFTNIMKASGSYLSVLLAMR, via the exons ATGGGGAGTAAACGTACGATCAGTCGCACGgtagaattttttcttaccgCATTCGGTGTCTGGCCAGGTGCACCAATATTCTATAGAATGTTCAGTGTGTTTTTACTAGGAACTACTGTATTACTCCATTGCTGGTACATTATGATGCATTTTAATCTCGACAATCTCTTCAATTTGATGGATTGTCTGAGTAGTTTCTTGGCGTTTTTGAAAGTAACCTGTAATATCATTATCTTCACGTTAAAATATCA aaaatttaacgAAATCTTGACGACAATAATGGAAGACTGGGACGATTGTGGTAACAGTGATGTTGCATTGCGCGAAGTAACAAACAAAGCAAAACTGTCAAGTCGTATTTCTAATGGATTAATTCTTCTTCATACATTCGGTGGACTTGCGTACGTTATTAGCATTCTGCTAATTGTTATCGAAGTCGACGTCACCGATCAATCTATGGATGAAATACCTTTCATGATGAAAATGGAATATCCCTTCGTTATAAACACGCAACGCAAGTACAGACTGGTATTAGTTACGCAATTTATTGGCGTGATGTTGTGCACTTGGGGAGCTGGTTTATTCAACGGTCTGTTTTTAACTCTG ACTTTACACGTGGGCagtcaaataaatattctactTTATTCGTTGACGGCAATTGGATCTAAAGATATCCGGAAAAAAGATTCATTCCTCACTGTTATGACGAAAATCATtgagaaacataaaaaaattatcattcttTCGGAGAACATTGAAAATGTCTTTGCACCTATTTCTTTAATGAAATTTCTATCGAATACAACGATGATTTGTTCATTAGGATTTCTCATTGTAACA GCACTCGACGGTCCCGGTGCTgctgaaaaaatattgagatctcttacatttttttgtgtaacaaACGTCGAAGCGTTTATACTTTGCTTCGCTGGAGAATACATGAGCAATAAG agTAAAGAGATAGGAAACGCGGCATACAATTCTTCTTGGTATGATATGAATGTTAAAAACAGTCgtcttttgttatttataattttacgatCGCAGAAGCAATTGCAGTTTACAGCGGGCAAGATGGTAGTTCTCTCCTTAGAGTGCTTTACAAAC
- the LOC118645077 gene encoding odorant receptor 13a-like isoform X1 — translation MGSKRTISRTVEFFLTAFGVWPGAPIFYRMFSVFLLGTTVLLHCWYIMMHFNLDNLFNLMDCLSSFLAFLKVTCNIIIFTLKYQKFNEILTTIMEDWDDCGNSDVALREVTNKAKLSSRISNGLILLHTFGGLAYVISILLIVIEVDVTDQSMDEIPFMMKMEYPFVINTQRKYRLVLVTQFIGVMLCTWGAGLFNGLFLTLTLHVGSQINILLYSLTAIGSKDIRKKDSFLTVMTKIIEKHKKIIILSENIENVFAPISLMKFLSNTTMICSLGFLIVTALDGPGAAEKILRSLTFFCVTNVEAFILCFAGEYMSNKSKEIGNAAYNSSWYDMNVKNSRLLLFIILRSQKQLQFTAGKMVVLSLECFTNVRYVITKDINILIKSFIYFFISNDDNIIIVQSRLFIIQNCLCRHIIIIIMRIYFSLLLIKAIFYRL, via the exons ATGGGGAGTAAACGTACGATCAGTCGCACGgtagaattttttcttaccgCATTCGGTGTCTGGCCAGGTGCACCAATATTCTATAGAATGTTCAGTGTGTTTTTACTAGGAACTACTGTATTACTCCATTGCTGGTACATTATGATGCATTTTAATCTCGACAATCTCTTCAATTTGATGGATTGTCTGAGTAGTTTCTTGGCGTTTTTGAAAGTAACCTGTAATATCATTATCTTCACGTTAAAATATCA aaaatttaacgAAATCTTGACGACAATAATGGAAGACTGGGACGATTGTGGTAACAGTGATGTTGCATTGCGCGAAGTAACAAACAAAGCAAAACTGTCAAGTCGTATTTCTAATGGATTAATTCTTCTTCATACATTCGGTGGACTTGCGTACGTTATTAGCATTCTGCTAATTGTTATCGAAGTCGACGTCACCGATCAATCTATGGATGAAATACCTTTCATGATGAAAATGGAATATCCCTTCGTTATAAACACGCAACGCAAGTACAGACTGGTATTAGTTACGCAATTTATTGGCGTGATGTTGTGCACTTGGGGAGCTGGTTTATTCAACGGTCTGTTTTTAACTCTG ACTTTACACGTGGGCagtcaaataaatattctactTTATTCGTTGACGGCAATTGGATCTAAAGATATCCGGAAAAAAGATTCATTCCTCACTGTTATGACGAAAATCATtgagaaacataaaaaaattatcattcttTCGGAGAACATTGAAAATGTCTTTGCACCTATTTCTTTAATGAAATTTCTATCGAATACAACGATGATTTGTTCATTAGGATTTCTCATTGTAACA GCACTCGACGGTCCCGGTGCTgctgaaaaaatattgagatctcttacatttttttgtgtaacaaACGTCGAAGCGTTTATACTTTGCTTCGCTGGAGAATACATGAGCAATAAG agTAAAGAGATAGGAAACGCGGCATACAATTCTTCTTGGTATGATATGAATGTTAAAAACAGTCgtcttttgttatttataattttacgatCGCAGAAGCAATTGCAGTTTACAGCGGGCAAGATGGTAGTTCTCTCCTTAGAGTGCTTTACAAACGTGAGATATGTAATAactaaagatataaatattttaattaaatcttttatatatttttttatatctaacgATGATAACATTATTATCGTTCAAAGCAGACTTTTTATcatacaaaatt